The segment GCGACCGGCATCGCGAACATGAACGCCGCGCCAACAATCGCCATCAAAAATCGCCGCGTCATGAACTGATACCTCCCACGTCTGGAGCCTCGATCGACATCGCTCCACTAACCAATACGATTCACGCGCGGTCGGCGTTTCACCAAAATCGCGTTTGCGATGGCGAAGCGCGGGATAGCTTGAATCCGCGGCAGGTTCAGACGAAGGTGCGGTGCGCGAGCACAGTACATCACGGCGCCGGCGACCGCACAGACCGCGATTCCTTCTATCAGGCTGACGCCGCTGGTCAGGAGGAAAAGGCCCAGCACGAGCGCGGTCGCCATCAAAGCGACCAGCGTAGGCTAACGGCTATTTCCTTGCTCTATCCATCTGAGCTAAGGGGGCGCCGGCTCAGCGGATCTCCTTGCTGCCAAGCATCGGCGACAGTAAAGTACGGCCATGCCCATGATGGTGACCTTCCGTGTCCGCCCCTCGGCGGACACCGCGCGACGAGCGACGACGCCGCCTCGGTCAAAATTTCCTTCGTCCCGAAATCGCTGACCGCATCGTCGCCGAAGCGGACTTTCTCCCCGGCGAGCTCGTCATCGAGCTCGGTGCCGGTCTCGGCGCAATCACTATCGCCCTGGCGAGGCGCCAGGTTGAGGTAGTCGCCATCGAGATCGACCCGGTGTGGGCCGAGCGACTGCGCGATCGTACCCGCGAGGCGTTTCCAGACAACGTGCGAGTTGTGGAAGGCGATTTTCTCTCCTTGTCCCTTCCTAGCCGGCCGTTCCGCGTGATCGGATCTCTTCCTTTCGGACATACGACCGACGTCCTTCGCCGCCTGTTAGAAAATCCGTACATGGCCCTGGAACGGGCCGATCTCATCGTGCAGTGGGAAGTGGCGCGCAAGCGCGCGGCGTTATCTCCCTCCACGCTGCGTTCCACAACGTGGTTACCCTGGTGGGAATTCCGCCTTGGTCGGCACCTAACGGCTGCAGCTTTCCGACCTGTGCCCCACGTGGACTCTGGGGTCCTAATCATCACACGGCGTGAGCCCGCGCTACTCCCGCCTGCCATGGCCCGGTTGTATAGTGAGTTCGTGCGCACTCATTGGCCGTTTGATCGGTCAGTTTCGCGACGATAAGCGTTTATTGACCACGGCCTTGCGTTGGCCGGCCCCGACGCGAAGACTATCAACGCCCGTCCTCAAGAGGGCGTAAAGCTCTTCGTTGAGGAGTGTCCGCTGCCCGGACTCGCGCTTGGCGTGACAGCAATGTATTGCGAGCCGAAAAGCCGCGCACAAGCGAGTTCTTAGAAATCGCGATGAAACGTCATGTAACTCTGAGTATACCTTCGTAACTCGCCTCGACGTTTCGTACTTCCGCTTCCAGAGCCAACGTGAAATCAACTCGCTGTTGCGGAAAATGCCAAAAATGTGCATTGCTCTGTTGCGGGCTTGGCGTGAAGTCAGCTTCTTGATGCTGACCCTGGGTACTGTCTGACAGTTCGTTGAGAAGCGAGGAAACATTGGAGCTTCTCGATCTGGGAGGCCGCGGAGGCGGATAAAGGGTGGGTGAAACTCTGATGCTTGCGTCAAATGTTTGGCAGGTCGCAAGCGATTGTCCAAATTCGAGACTTCCTCGTCGGTCGCGCTCACCCATCTCAAGGTGCCAACTTCCCTGATGAAGAACTTCGCGGTGGTCGAAAAAGGTGGGGGGAAATCAGGCGCCTTGCGTACAAGGTCAGGTGTCGACGCGTAGCGCGGTCTTTTCCATCGCGTTCACCGTCACGTCCCACTTGGCTGACGACGGATCGCCGCGTTGGATATGGCATCGAATCGAAAAACGCACCGCTCGGCTGGAAGCCCGGCAACACCGTTGCTGCGCCTGCATCCAGCAATCGCTGGGCCGTATCGCCGCTACCAACCCTGATGAAGTTCCGGCCCAGACGCTGCGCAGCATGGCAGTCCCAGACTCCGTCTCCCACGTATGTGACGGCGGAGAAGCTGCCGCCATAACAGGCGACGGCCTTGCGAGCAGAGATCGTCATGATCTCCTCGCGAGACCGCGCATCGTCGCAACTCGACATCGGAATACCAGGATCGAACAGCCTGGCTCTGCGGAGCTTCAGCTCGGCCTCAGCGAGGAAGCATCCGGTCGCAATAGCGGACTTGAGATCCGCAATCGAACGGAGCGTGGTCAACACCGCTGCGGCCCCGGGCAGTGCACGGATACACTCCGTGTCCTTGCGTACTACGGCTTCGAGTACGGCGACCAGCCGACCTTTGAAACGATCCACCTCAGAATCGCTAATTTTTCGAGCCAACGCCTGTTCGCACAGTTGCGCGACGATTCCGAGACCCGTGACGTCCTTCAATCCTTCAATCCAGGTGGGATAGTTGGACGGCAGCCCAAAGATTTCCTTCGCGGTTTGCCAAAAGCATTCCGAGTCCACCGTGCCCATGTCCGTCAAGGTCCCATCAATGTCAAAAACGATCAGGTGCATTTCTTGATGCAGCAGTTCTCAGATCGCCCACTTCGCCGTACACCGCGCAGAAGTCGCTACTCCGAACCGCAGCGTGAGATTCGTGGAGATCTTAGATCGAGATCGCGGGTAGCCCGGCAGCTCGAGCTTAGGTTGCTTTCCATACTGGGGCTTCGGAACGACCCCTCGCGTTCGAACCGTTCGGCTGAAGAAATCTTGGTCACCACACCCCGCATGCGGGCTGACGAACCATAGGTTGGCCGGCTTTGCATCCGAATGCTTCCTTGAAGGCGGCCGAGTTTTGTACTGCGCCATTGACCCGCCATCGTCCCGGCGAATGCGGATTGACGATAGCCAGCACGCGCTCCTGCTCATCGGTAACGTTCTGGCACCAGATCTGGCCGTATGCGAGGAAGAAGCGCTGCGGCGGCGTAAACCCGTCGATGGGCTTCACGGCGGTGTTACCGATCATGTTCATCAGCGCCACGTATGCCAGCTTGAGACCACCATTGTCCGCCGTGTTCTCGCCCAGAGTGAGCTTGCCGTTAAGATGCACTTCGCCTTTGTCATCCTTCACCGCTACGAAGCCGGAATACTCGTCCGCGATGCAGGCGGAGCGCTGTTCGAAGGCCTTGCGGTCATTGGGAGTCCACCAGTCCTTGAGATTACCCGCCGCGTCATACTTGCGTCCTTGATCGTCGAAGCCGTGGGTCAGCTCGTGTCCGATCACGAGGCCGATGCCGCCGAAGTTGACGGAATCGTCCATCTCCTTGTTGTAGAACGGCGGTTGCAGGATCCCGGCCGGGAAGTTGATATCATTCAGTGAGGCGCTGTAGGAAGCGTTCACCGTCGGCGGGGTCATCTCCCAGTCTTTGCGGTCGGTCGGCTTCTGGATTTTTTTGTTCTCACGCTGCACTTCGAATGCCAAGGCGCGCCCCGCGTTGCCCGCGTAGTCATCGCGCGTGATGACGACCGTGCTGTAATCGCGCCATTTATCGGGATATCCGATGTTGTTGACGACCGCTTTCAGCTTCGCGTACGCCTGCCGCTTGGTCGCTTCCGACATCCATGATGCTTGCCCGATATCGCTATGCATCGCTTGCTCGATGGCTTGCACCATTTTCAATGTGCGCGACTTGCTATCCGGGCCGAACACTTTATCGACGTAGAGCTGGCCTAACGCCATCCCGACAAGATCGTCGGTAGAATGCACACAT is part of the Candidatus Binataceae bacterium genome and harbors:
- a CDS encoding rRNA adenine N(6)-methyltransferase family protein, whose amino-acid sequence is MSAPRRTPRDERRRRLGQNFLRPEIADRIVAEADFLPGELVIELGAGLGAITIALARRQVEVVAIEIDPVWAERLRDRTREAFPDNVRVVEGDFLSLSLPSRPFRVIGSLPFGHTTDVLRRLLENPYMALERADLIVQWEVARKRAALSPSTLRSTTWLPWWEFRLGRHLTAAAFRPVPHVDSGVLIITRREPALLPPAMARLYSEFVRTHWPFDRSVSRR
- a CDS encoding HAD family hydrolase — protein: MHLIVFDIDGTLTDMGTVDSECFWQTAKEIFGLPSNYPTWIEGLKDVTGLGIVAQLCEQALARKISDSEVDRFKGRLVAVLEAVVRKDTECIRALPGAAAVLTTLRSIADLKSAIATGCFLAEAELKLRRARLFDPGIPMSSCDDARSREEIMTISARKAVACYGGSFSAVTYVGDGVWDCHAAQRLGRNFIRVGSGDTAQRLLDAGAATVLPGFQPSGAFFDSMPYPTRRSVVSQVGRDGERDGKDRATRRHLTLYARRLISPHLFRPPRSSSSGKLAP